A region from the Rhizoctonia solani chromosome 13, complete sequence genome encodes:
- a CDS encoding HMG (high mobility group) box protein, with protein sequence MPASHTNHSKNSDNKPPFTVDTIKQYGPFMALDPALQAKICELLANKEVNKKGKIKRPLSGYLLYIQEKSLTIANQCSGNETGHSVQTKAALARGWHDLKEEKIKYKLLARQARRARQEEFPGYKHSPMDDRKWKGINEEGRKKWFLESLVSAITKALNPGAGSPYLDINQWICDPSNHKYVSPQILSEALGGPQTMHEYGFRIRSETTVCPQQLVLTPNSRPLSAMATPAPSPNLIFLSSSERFPDFVDEINEIWRDNNDTKGDRLYPDPARVYEVYMTSGYEAMMDYVTSFRPSTQDESEPSYDYTELIHEYMNPIAYEDDNEFGDKDDTIPLNSF encoded by the exons ATGCCTGCCTCGCACACCAACCACTCCAAAAATTCCGACAACAAGCCTCCTTTCACTGTCGATACAATCAAGCAGTATGGGCCATTCATGGCACTGGATCCCGCATTACAGGCTAAAATCTGCGAGTTACTTGCCAATAAAGAAGTCAACAAAAAGGGAAAAATCAAACGACCTCTGAGCGGTTATCTGCTCTATATACAGGAAAAGTCTCTCACAATAGCAAACCAGTGCAGCGGCAACGAAACTGGGCATTCTGTCCAAACAAAAGCAGCGCTAGCAAGAGGTTGGCACGACCTCAAAGAGGAGAAGATAAAATACAAGCTACTGGCTCGTCAAGCTCGTCGGGCGCGCCAGGAGGAATTTCCTGGATATAAACACTCACCTATGGATGATCGCAAGTGGAAAGGTATCAACGAAGAGGGGCGGAAGAAGTGGTTCTTAGAGTCTCTCGTGTCAGCCATCACAAAAGCGCTAAATCCTGGTGCCGGTTCTCCCTATCTAGACATCAATCAATGGATTTGTGATCCTTCAAATCACAAGTATGTCAGCCCCCAGAT CTTGAGTGAGGCCCTGGGTGGCCCCCAGACCATGCACGAATATGGATTTAGGATTCGCTCGGAGACAACAGTCTGCCCTCAACAACTTGTTCTCACACCAAATTCTCGGCCTCTTTCAGCTATGGCAACACCAGCTCCTAGTCCTAACCTAATTTTTCTCTCTTCTTCTGAACGATTTCCCGACTTTGTCGATGAGATCAATGAAATTTGGCGGGACAACAACGATACGAAAGGGGATCGCTTGTACCCTGATCCGGCTCGAGTATATGAGGTATACATGACCTCGGGATATGAAGCTATGATGGATTACGTTACCTCGTTTCGACCATCGACACAGGACGAGTCAGAGCCTTCTTACGACTACACGGAGCTGATACACGAATACATGAATCCCATTGCGTACGAGGATGACAATGAGTTTGGGGATAAAGATGACACTATACCCCTCAATTCATTCTAA
- a CDS encoding F-box-like protein, with amino-acid sequence MPDEKFSSPINKLPPELLSKIFITFATSLTAHNYPFQSFAHYAIKLSSVCTAWRQAVNSTPTLWTSVDFMRQGQSLSELRHIHLCLERSRNAPLHLRIGRMDFECPLPAMNVELSTLIHSSAPRLRSLAIAFWRFGLAKEILGTLDALGASNTLHELALYATSGDKLLYADSDFLPRESLDRILSSLRYLYLDSVSLDWNMAYLSCRNLVELQLIEIPMNGYPTSLRLAQLLEGNKGLRSIKFSRFELRDYTVYPGQQP; translated from the coding sequence ATGCCCGACGAAAAATTCTCTTCACCCATCAACAAATTGCCACCAGAGCTATTATCAAAAATCTTCATCACATTTGCCACTTCACTCACTGCGCACAACTATCCATTTCAAAGCTTTGCTCACTATGCGATAAAACTTTCGAGCGTGTGCACTGCTTGGAGACAGGCGGTCAACTCTACGCCAACACTCTGGACTTCAGTTGACTTTATGCGGCAAGGACAATCCCTGAGCGAACTacggcatatacacctttGCCTTGAACGTTCCCGTAATGCACCACTCCATTTGCGCATCGGGAGGATGGACTTTGAGTGCCCACTTCCCGCCATGAACGTAGAACTTTCTACTCTAATTCACTCTAGCGCGCCCCGGCTAAGGTCTCTTGCCATCGCATTTTGGCGTTTTGGGTTAGCCAAAGAAATACTTGGGACTTTGGATGCTTTAGGTGCCTCTAACACACTACACGAGCTAGCCCTCTACGCAACGTCGGGTGACAAGCTACTTTATGCAGACTCTGATTTCCTCCCGCGAGAATCTCTTGATCGTATACTTTCATCATTGAGGTATCTTTACTTGGATAGCGTTTCCCTTGATTGGAATATGGCGTATTTATCGTGCCGGAACCTTGTAGAATTGCAGTTGATAGAGATTCCCATGAACGGCTACCCTACCTCTCTACGACTTGCTCAGCTATTagaaggcaacaagggtCTACGATCCATTAAATTCTCGCGATTCGAGCTCCGCGATTATACTGTCTATCCTGGCCAGCAACCATAG
- a CDS encoding glycoside hydrolase family 63 protein, producing MSTAKEIRNKIFSQAAGGAEGAAAPTTDQGLTIDIPKPISAPAAPVPLPKTNKPKVEEEVESEPQGDTRSYRQKVLDALGTSYTSVENYRLEQDGRKERHWKRWGPYLAERQWATVREDYSGNGDAWANFPHSAARSRAYRWGEDGIGGVSDNHQRLCFALALWNGEDPFLKERLFGVTGPEGNHGEDCKELYYYLDSTPTHSYMKFLYKYPQRRFPYEELVRESVSRGRDVPEFEIHHTEAFEDDRYWDVFIEYAKDADDPEAMSIRITAYNRGPEPADLHIIPQLWFPNTWSWTHNPPPRPQLKLIAPGTVQVTNEKLSTPPYMYCIPSPPPVGPIAEGEDVVEVEGDGVTPNMLFTENDTNYERLYGGKNSSPYVKDAFHDHIVPEHRPLIDDDTGTEKRETEILAEKGKTEEAIRKSPVTPTVRAPPRPWDEQRGDRPFVNPKNEGTKCGAQYVFKAVPPRGGCAVVRLKLTPHTPNKDPSIWDEELFDDTIDERRQDADEFYARLSTGSGGVTDDLRAIMRQALAGMMWSKQFYQFIHKEWMEGDPAQPPPPPERKWVRNREWRHLHIADVLSMPDKWEYPFFAAWDTAFHCIPLAMVDPAFAKKQLDLLTREWYMKPDGALPAYEWNFSDVNPPVHAWATFRVFKIERKLTGNEDVPCGGHNVFEGGFLGLDNIGAFNRSEPLPTGGVLRQADGTAWMAFYCLNMLNMALELAKHNSVYEDIASKFFEHFIFIADAMTYRQGDNELSLWNEEEGFYFDAIQWGESHSQQMPIRSLVGLIPLYATLVLEPSVINRFPGFKKRMEWFIDNRPEISARNMANMKARGRGERRLLALTNKDRLVRILEKMLDESEFFSDYGIRSMSLYHKDHPWSINVKGQDFGVEYWPGDSRSGMFGGNSNWRGPIWLAVNFLLVESLQRFHQYYGNDLQVECPTGSGDYMDLAKVADEIQHRLIHIFGRDMEGRRATNGGDEKLDRDPHFRDYVLFHEFFHGDDGRGLGASHQTGWTGLVAFSIMQSGLSCRLPRTPKTPRSVARHYFDEHIDTVSEAGDAPFSAYSAIDRNTFGDVSPDAL from the exons ATGTCGACGGCCAAGGAGATTCGCAACAAGATATTCAGCCAGGCCGCTGGGGGAGCAGAGGGCGCCGCTGCTCCTACTACTGATCAAGGGCTAACTATTGATATTCCCAAACCTATCTCTGCACCCGCTGCACCAGTTCCCTTGCCCAAGACCAATAAGCCCAAGGTCGAAGAGGAGGTCGAGAGTGAGCCCCAAGGAGATACGCGCTCTTACCGCCAGAAGGTTCTCGATGCTCTCGGAACTTCCTATACCAGTGTTGAGAACTATCGTCTGGAGCAAGATGGGCGCAAGGAGCGTCATTGGAAACGTTGGGGACCGTATCTTGCCGAAAGGCAGTGG GCCACTGTTCGTGAGGATTATTCTGGGAATGGAGATGCTTGGGCCAACTTTCCTCACTCTGCCGCTCGTTCTCGCGCCTACCGTTGGGGCGAAGATGGAATAGGCGGTGTCTCTGACAACCACCAGCGCTTGTgctttgcccttgccctcTGGAATGGTGAAGACCCCTTCCTCAAAGAACGCTTGTTTGGTGTGACCGGTCCTGAGGGAAACCATGGTGAAGACTGCAAGGAGCTTTACTACTATTTGGATTCTACGCCAACGCATTCTTACATGAAGTTCCTGTACAAATATCCTCAACGCCGATTCCCATACGAAGAGCTCGTCCGCGAGAGCGTCAGCCGCGGTCGCGATGTCCCCGAGTTCGAGATTCATCATACTGAGGCGTTCGAGGATGATCGATACTGGGACGTATTCATCGAGTACGCTAAAGATGCAGACGACCCTGAAGCTATGTCTATCCGTATCACGGCTTACAATCGCGGGCCAGAGCCGGCTGACCTGCATATCATTCCTCAACTTTGGTTCCCTAATACCTGGTCCTGGACTCATAATCCTCCTCCACGCCCACAACTGAAGCTCATCGCTCCAGGTACTGTTCAAGTAACCAACGAGAAACTTTCAACCCCCCCGTACATGTATTGCATCCCTTCTCCTCCCCCAGTTGGTCCTATTGCAGAGGGCGAAGATGTTGTCGAGGTCGAAGGTGATGGAGTTACTCCAAACATGCTTTTTACCGAGAACGATACAAACTACGAGCGTCTGTATGGAGGCAAGAACTCCAGCCCATATGTTAAGGATGCATTCCACGACCATATCGTCCCCGAGCATCGCCCCCTTATCGACGACGACACTGGCACTGAGAAGAGAGAAACCGAGATCCTTGCGGAAAAGGGCAAGACAGAGGAAGCGATCAGAAAGTCACCGGTCACGCCCACTGTACGAGCACCTCCTCGCCCCTGGGATGAGCAAAGGGGTGATCGGCCATTTGTTAACCCGAAAAATGAGGGTACTAAATGCGGGGCGCAATACGTTTTCAAGGCGGTCCCTCCCCGTGGAGGTTGTGCCGTAGTTCGTCTCAAACTTACCCCTCACACCCCAAACAAGGATCCGTCGATATGGGATGAAGAGTTATTTGACGACACTATAGACGAGCGTCGCCAGGATGCAGATGAATTCTACGCCCGGCTTTCCACTGGGTCCGGAGGTGTCACAGATGATTTGAGGGCGATTATGCGTCAAGCTTTGGCAGGAATGATGTGGAGCAAGCAGTTCTACCAGTTTATTCACAAGGAATGGATGGAAGGTGACCCCGCTCagcctcctccacctccggaaCGCAAGTGGGTCAGGAATAGGGAGTGGAGACACTTGCATATTGCCGATGTTCTTTC AATGCCTGATAAGTGGGAATACCCCTTCTTTGCCGCGTGGGACACTGCTTTCCATTGTATCCCATTGGCGATGGTAGACCCAGCATTCGCGAAGAAGCAGCTTGATTTGCTTACTCGAGAGTGGTATATGAAACCTGATGGTGCATTACCTGCCTACGAATGGAACTTTTCCGATGTAAACCCTCCGGTACACGCTTG GGCAACTTTCCGTGTCTTCAAGATCGAGCGAAAACTGACAGGAAACGAGGACGTCCC ATGCGGGGGACACAACGTGTTTGAAGGAGGATTTTTGGGGCTCGATAACATTGGTGCTTTCAACCGGAGTGAACCCCTGCCGACCGGAGGTGTACTCCGTCAAGCAGACGGAACAGCCTGGATGGCTTTCTATTGTTTGAACAT GCTGAATATGGCACTTGAGCTTGCCAAGCATAATAGCGTGTACGAGGATATTGCAAGCAAGTTCTTCGAG CATTTCATCTTTATCGCCGATGCCATGACTTACCGCCAAGGTGATAACGAATTATCCCTTTGGAACGAGGAGGAGGGCTTCTACTTTGATGCCATTCAATGGGGCGAATCTCACTCTCAACAAATGCCCATCCGTTCACTTGTCGGATTGATTCCGTTGTACGCAACGCTCGTCTTGGAACCAAGTGTGATCAATAGGTTCCCTGGGTTCAAGAAACGTATGGAATGGTTTATTGACAATCGACCGGAGATTTCAGCACGTAACATGGCAAACATGAAAG CTCGCGGAAGGGGTGAGCGTAGGCTCTTGGCGCTCACGAACAAGGACCGTCTGGTGAGAATTCTAGAGAAGATGCTTGATGAGTCCGAGTTCTTCAGCGACTACGGAATTCGATC GATGTCGCTTTACCACAAGGACCACCCATGGTCGATCAACGTGAAGGGCCAAGATTTCGGTGTTGAATACTGGCCTGGTGATTCCAGATCTGGTATGTTCGGTGGTAACTCCAACTGGCGTGGCCCTATTTGG CTTGCTGTAAACTTCCTGCTGGTCGAGTCCCTTCAACGATTCCACCAATACTACGGGAACGATCTCCAGGTTGAATGCCCTACCGGAAGTGGCGATTATATGGATCTGGCCAAGGTCGCCGACGAAATTCAGCATCGGCTCATTCATATCTTTGGAAGAGATATGGAGGGTCGTCGCGCGACCAACGGCGGAGACGAGAAACTCGATCGCGACCCTCACTTCCGCGATTATGTTCTCTTCCACGAGTTCTTCCATGGTGATGATGGTCGTGGGTTAGGAGCGTCTCATCAGACAGGATG GACCGGACTGGTCGCGTTTTCTATTATGCAAAGTGGTTTGTCCTGCAGATTACCTCGCACTCCAAAGA CACCTCGCAGCGTGGCACGCCACTACTTCGAT GAACATATCGATACCGTCTCTGAAGCAGGTGATGCCCCCTTCTCCGCTTACAGCGCTATCGACCGCAACACGTTTGGCGACGTTTCTCCCGATGCGCTCTAG
- a CDS encoding oxalate decarboxylase — protein sequence MYLIIYLPLSSFDAYCDDYGRCKHALERGALRELHWHITAEWAYVLEGSCRVVVVNSEGQNYIADVEILVLPSCIPHVIQGLNDTADGCEFLLVCLRRRRVQRRLHFLSYGMDGPVPKEVLSKNFQVNASAFDHIPDRQLWMLPSAIPTGSAEEQGQGQLYQASRGTVKVVDSRTFEVSKTIALAEVTVEVGGMRELHWHPTQPEWSTSWRSTHTVFAAQGNARTFNYQAGDIGYVPPSFGHYVENIGNTTLKFLEIFNSDKYEDISLNQWLALTPQIWSSFDAIAARLRPTYS from the exons ATGTACCTCATCATATATCTCCCGCTCAGTTCATTCGATGCCTATTGCGACGACTATGGCCGGTGTAAACATGCGCTTGAAAGAGGAGCGCTTCG TGAGCTGCACTGGCATATCACTGCAGAG TGGGCCTATGTTCTGGAG GGAAGCTGTCGTGTTGTTGTTGTGAATTCTGAGGGTCAGAACTACATCGCTGATGTC GAGATCTTGGTACTTCCCTCCTGTATTCCGCATGTGATTCAGGGCTTGAACGATACCGCTGATGGCTGCGAGTTCCTCCTTGTAT GTCTTCGACGACGGAGAGTTCAGCGAAGACTCCACTTTCTCAGCTACGGAATGGATGGCCCTGTTCCTAAGGAAGTCTTGAGCAAGAACTTCCAGGTCAACGCCTCTGCCTTTGATCACATTCCAGACCGTCAGCTGTGGATGCTACCGAGTGCCATTCCAACAGGCAGCGCTGAGGAGCAAGGA CAAGGCCAACTCTACCAAG CTTCCCGCGGGACGGTCAAAGTTGTCGACTCACGTACATTCGAAGTCAGCAAGACTATCGCACTCGCGGAG GTCACTGTTGAGGTCGGCGGGATGCGCGAGCTTCAC TGGCATCCAACTCAGCCTGAATGGTCTACTTCAT GGCGAAGCACGCATACAGTCTTTGCCGCACAGGGCAACGCACGAACCTTTAATTATCAAGCAGGAGATATTG GCTATGTTCCTCCATCTTTTGGGCACTATGTCGAGAACATAGGGAACACGACGCTCAAGTTCCTTGAGATCTTCAACTCTGACAAGTATGAGGATATCTCGCTCAACCAGTGGCTGGCCCTCACACCTCAGATATGGTCAAG TTTTGATGCCATCGCAGCGCGCCTTAGGCCCACTTACAGTTGA
- a CDS encoding oxalate decarboxylase — protein sequence MHFPLTLALALSASVLGAPAPAVDSSSSVVADPTNIPSSTTDSSHPSPTVPYASGDLNESYLDKFQNELPEPVRGSKGAKILGPQNIPLDRQNPDFLASPSY from the exons ATGCACTTCCCGCTCACTTTGGCTCTTGCGTTATCTGCGAGCGTCCTCGGCGCTCCGGCTCCAGCTGTCGACTCGAGCTCTTCAGTCGTAGCGGATCC AACAAACATTCCTTCATCAACGACTGACTCGTCCCACCCGAGCCCTACAGTGCCCTACGCATCGGGCGACCTGAACGAGTCGTACCTGGACAAGTTCCAGAACGAACTCCCTGAGCCTGTCCGCGGATCGAAGGGTGCCAAGATCCTTGGACCTCAGAACATTCCTCTCGACCGCCAAAATCCTGACTTTCTGGCGAGCCCCAGTTACTGA